One window of the Rufibacter radiotolerans genome contains the following:
- a CDS encoding universal stress protein, with translation MKIFLVPTDFSAHAKKALLFALDLALKTNARILVTHVYARPKALLGAPTDHEEEVRKQAVQRMQVFLEEVTSDAFVSVPLDFILKEGDIIHRLGQLIEQNNVSLVIMGTQGAHNQMEKFLGTNTESLAKRGLCPVIAVPEQASLEPVKHIVYSSSMEHDEVSAMNQLLQLKNVFKALLTILHVNSEDQLDLLDDAEIKANLRLQFPEEEFRFDTIEEEDVAAGITAYVMTHPTQLLAFTMLHRDFWERIFLDSVTVKLLQSLHLPMLVLPENGKKLDLLQGVAHEDLALEQKVTSVL, from the coding sequence ATGAAAATTTTCTTAGTTCCTACAGACTTTTCAGCACACGCCAAAAAGGCCCTGCTCTTCGCCCTGGATCTGGCACTAAAGACCAACGCCCGCATTCTGGTCACCCACGTGTATGCCAGGCCCAAGGCCTTGCTGGGAGCCCCTACCGACCATGAGGAAGAGGTACGCAAACAGGCCGTGCAGCGCATGCAGGTGTTCCTGGAAGAAGTGACTTCAGATGCTTTTGTATCGGTGCCCCTTGATTTCATTCTGAAGGAAGGCGACATCATCCATCGGCTGGGCCAATTGATAGAGCAGAACAATGTGTCACTGGTGATCATGGGTACCCAGGGGGCGCACAACCAGATGGAGAAATTCCTGGGCACCAACACTGAGTCTCTGGCCAAACGCGGGCTTTGCCCCGTCATAGCCGTGCCGGAGCAGGCGTCGTTGGAGCCGGTGAAACACATTGTCTATTCCTCTTCCATGGAGCACGATGAAGTATCGGCAATGAACCAGTTGCTGCAGCTCAAGAACGTGTTCAAGGCCCTCCTCACCATCCTGCACGTGAACAGCGAGGACCAACTGGACCTGTTGGATGACGCAGAGATAAAAGCCAACCTGCGGCTCCAGTTCCCGGAGGAGGAATTCAGGTTTGATACCATTGAGGAGGAAGACGTGGCCGCCGGCATTACCGCTTACGTGATGACCCACCCCACGCAACTGCTGGCGTTTACCATGTTGCACCGCGATTTCTGGGAAAGGATCTTCCTAGACAGCGTGACCGTTAAACTCCTCCAAAGCCTGCATCTGCCCATGCTGGTTTTACCAGAGAACGGCAAGAAACTGGACCTGCTGCAGGGCGTAGCCCATGAAGACCTGGCCCTGGAGCAAAAGGTGACCTCCGTTTTATAA
- a CDS encoding universal stress protein — MKTILVPTDHSAEARNAFIYALEMAIHTKAQIVLFHAFHQQIPLSESLNLDEYIAHLEERKTREQEQYAHHMQAELSRDFAFQFHTPAELTTDILSNYSLTPSGFHYLEALPHAEAIANLPIKCVAIFGDPSQKILEAIHAYSADIVVMGMRGARAMGRALLGSVVTEVMLRATIPVLAIPLCGRYTGLATIAYAIDLRTLPDPQHLAFLQTFAQQFGATLKLLHLYNEDKTQELERIQESLHQLDKGLPEVGFTIYFKATSNVLESIEQFTKDQQADVLIVAPHKHSYLDIILKKSITGTLSAHTTLPLLTLPAPQPAYAKDIVSSFPETQESF; from the coding sequence TTGTCCCCACAGACCATTCCGCTGAAGCCCGTAACGCCTTTATCTACGCGCTGGAGATGGCCATCCATACCAAGGCCCAGATTGTTTTGTTCCATGCTTTCCACCAGCAGATTCCGCTGTCTGAGTCCCTGAACCTGGACGAGTATATTGCTCACCTGGAGGAACGGAAAACAAGGGAGCAGGAACAGTACGCCCACCACATGCAGGCGGAACTCTCCAGAGATTTCGCCTTCCAGTTCCATACCCCCGCAGAACTCACCACCGACATCCTTTCCAATTACTCCCTTACCCCCAGCGGTTTCCATTACCTGGAGGCCCTTCCGCACGCCGAGGCCATTGCCAACCTGCCCATTAAGTGCGTGGCTATCTTTGGCGACCCTTCGCAGAAAATCCTGGAGGCCATTCATGCCTATTCCGCTGACATAGTAGTGATGGGGATGCGCGGTGCCAGGGCAATGGGCCGGGCATTGCTGGGCAGCGTGGTAACGGAGGTCATGCTGCGGGCCACCATTCCGGTACTGGCCATTCCGCTTTGCGGCCGCTACACCGGTCTGGCCACCATAGCGTATGCCATTGACCTGAGAACCCTGCCAGACCCGCAGCACCTGGCTTTTCTGCAGACCTTTGCGCAACAGTTTGGGGCTACCCTCAAGCTGCTGCACCTCTACAATGAAGACAAGACCCAGGAACTGGAAAGGATACAGGAGTCGCTCCACCAATTGGACAAAGGCCTGCCGGAAGTTGGCTTTACCATTTATTTCAAAGCCACCAGTAACGTGCTGGAGTCTATTGAGCAGTTTACCAAAGACCAGCAGGCAGACGTTTTGATCGTGGCGCCCCATAAGCACTCGTACCTGGACATTATCCTCAAAAAGAGCATTACCGGTACCCTCTCGGCGCACACTACCTTGCCGCTGCTCACGCTGCCCGCCCCGCAACCGGCGTACGCCAAAGACATCGTTTCCTCCTTCCCAGAAACCCAGGAATCCTTCTAG